A portion of the Stigmatella aurantiaca DW4/3-1 genome contains these proteins:
- a CDS encoding SDR family oxidoreductase — MSTLKGKTLFITGASRGIGLAIAKRAARDGANIVIAAKTSAPHPKLPGTIYSAAEEIEQAGGKALPLMVDIRQDEQIHDAVKQAVERFGGIDICVNNASAISLTGTLETPMKKFDLMFGVNVRGTYATTQACLPELLKAKNPHVLTLSPPLSMKQKWFQGHVAYTMAKYGMSMCVLGMSEEFRERGVAFNALWPRTTIATAAVNMLGGQDMMDASRTPEIMADAAHAILTRDSRACTGHFFIDDDVLREAGVTDFAKYLVKPGTEPLPDFFID, encoded by the coding sequence GTGAGCACGCTGAAGGGAAAGACCCTGTTCATCACTGGCGCGAGCCGAGGCATTGGTCTGGCCATCGCCAAACGCGCCGCGCGAGATGGCGCCAACATCGTCATCGCCGCCAAGACCTCCGCGCCCCACCCGAAGCTGCCCGGCACCATCTACTCGGCCGCCGAGGAGATCGAACAGGCCGGCGGCAAGGCCCTGCCCCTCATGGTCGACATCCGCCAGGACGAGCAGATCCATGACGCCGTGAAGCAGGCCGTGGAGCGCTTTGGCGGCATCGACATCTGCGTGAACAACGCCAGCGCCATCAGCCTGACCGGCACGCTGGAGACGCCGATGAAGAAGTTCGACCTGATGTTCGGCGTCAACGTGCGGGGCACCTACGCCACCACCCAGGCGTGCCTCCCGGAGCTGCTCAAGGCGAAGAACCCCCACGTCCTGACCCTGTCGCCTCCGCTCAGCATGAAGCAGAAGTGGTTCCAGGGGCATGTCGCCTACACCATGGCCAAGTACGGCATGAGCATGTGCGTGCTCGGCATGTCCGAGGAGTTCCGCGAGCGCGGCGTGGCCTTCAACGCCCTCTGGCCCCGCACCACCATCGCCACCGCCGCCGTCAACATGCTGGGCGGGCAGGACATGATGGATGCCAGCCGCACCCCGGAGATCATGGCCGACGCGGCCCATGCCATCCTCACCCGCGACAGCCGGGCGTGCACCGGCCACTTCTTCATCGATGACGACGTGCTGCGCGAGGCGGGCGTCACCGACTTCGCGAAGTACCTGGTGAAGCCCGGCACGGAGCCGCTGCCGGACTTCTTCATCGACTGA
- the lanKC gene encoding class III lanthionine synthetase LanKC, with protein sequence MVECAFSPSPPHPMQGIERRAKRDIFFFTLTDPERYESLEDYRSTSTEFRDLVRGLLPAGWKMDYRQGTWCPVFPPEDKTPDEGFKIHASTKHENAQQLLRAAVPLFVEEGVAFKFVVDEDILDFTNESARGRGGCGKFITAYPVDVPQLRRLMERLHEATRDLTGPYILSDQRYKDSKTLFYRYGSFKNRFLLNVFGEQEPYMRAPDGSLVPDERQAYFVLPEGVEDPFPQEPEEDSGELILQGRYKVTSALSMSAKGGVYAGEDLQTGAQVVIKEARPLINRNRRSPHDAVACLHNEYRILSLLAGTGVAPQPIAFFQEWEHSFLVMDYVKGVPLSSLRAFEDFSLMLMTDIRDEDVQRFAQEYLQIARQLILGVRAIHAQGVVIQDVAPQNILFDLEQAKVTFIDFESAWSERLGEHAVVAPIRTLGFGDHQWNGQRPTMEEDQKALGRLLSNLIFPITPLLSLAPGHWEPFLRALAQEKGLPAPLLSLVLGTTGSAAEVDRLLENAEHQAKDARAAPRRPPQRTAEEHQETVRRIARYIVDQIEGPRGPLDLPTDYRRAATNPLNVAYGAAGVALFLHRAQGTVPTALREALLREAATADNEHYPPGLYVGTAGIAWTLLELGHPQEAERLLEMASHSPLLFKNADLFFGSAGYGLTQLFFHQRLKQASYLTHALQTFEGLKTSLQEAQGLYFYPNEGAVYHGLAHGASGIAYFLLRLFQATGQKEVLQYARGLMDFELAQAQKQNGQLVWQRSSHDAVHSPYWRVGSAGIGSVLLRFHAALGDPRYLDTARQIAHYLEGKYSVFPGNLSGMAGLGHFLIDMFKASQEEKYRQEAFRFADRIMLYALEREGGLVFPGEELIRISTDLGTGSAGIGLFLDRLLKQDGIPYLDD encoded by the coding sequence ATGGTAGAGTGCGCCTTCTCCCCCTCGCCCCCCCATCCCATGCAAGGCATCGAGAGACGCGCCAAGCGAGACATCTTCTTCTTCACCCTCACCGATCCGGAGCGCTACGAAAGTCTGGAGGACTACCGCTCGACGAGCACGGAGTTCCGGGACCTGGTCCGAGGCCTGCTCCCCGCTGGATGGAAGATGGACTATCGCCAGGGCACCTGGTGCCCGGTGTTCCCTCCCGAGGACAAGACGCCGGACGAGGGCTTCAAGATTCACGCCTCGACGAAGCACGAGAATGCCCAGCAGCTCCTGCGGGCCGCAGTGCCTCTCTTCGTGGAGGAGGGCGTCGCCTTCAAGTTCGTGGTCGATGAAGACATCCTCGACTTCACCAACGAGAGCGCCCGGGGGCGGGGCGGATGCGGCAAGTTCATCACGGCCTACCCGGTGGACGTTCCCCAACTGCGGCGGCTCATGGAACGCCTCCATGAAGCCACCCGGGACCTGACGGGCCCCTACATCCTCTCGGACCAGCGCTACAAGGACAGCAAGACCCTCTTCTACCGGTACGGCAGCTTCAAGAACCGGTTCTTGCTCAATGTCTTCGGAGAGCAGGAGCCATACATGCGCGCTCCGGATGGCAGCCTCGTTCCAGACGAGCGCCAGGCCTACTTCGTGCTGCCCGAGGGCGTCGAGGATCCCTTCCCCCAGGAGCCCGAGGAAGACTCCGGGGAACTCATCCTCCAGGGGCGTTACAAGGTCACCAGCGCGCTGAGCATGTCCGCCAAGGGGGGCGTCTATGCCGGGGAGGACCTCCAGACGGGGGCCCAGGTCGTCATCAAGGAGGCCCGCCCGCTCATCAACCGCAACCGGCGCAGCCCCCATGACGCGGTGGCGTGCCTGCACAACGAGTACCGGATCCTCTCGTTGCTTGCCGGCACGGGGGTTGCCCCCCAGCCCATCGCCTTCTTCCAGGAGTGGGAGCACAGCTTCCTGGTCATGGACTACGTGAAGGGCGTTCCCCTGTCGTCGCTCCGGGCCTTCGAGGACTTCTCGCTGATGCTGATGACGGACATCCGCGACGAGGACGTCCAACGCTTTGCCCAGGAGTATCTCCAGATCGCGCGCCAGCTCATCCTGGGGGTCCGGGCCATCCATGCCCAGGGGGTCGTCATTCAAGACGTCGCGCCCCAGAACATCCTCTTTGACCTGGAGCAGGCAAAGGTCACCTTCATCGACTTCGAGAGCGCCTGGAGCGAGCGCCTCGGTGAGCATGCCGTCGTGGCCCCCATCCGGACGCTTGGCTTTGGCGACCACCAGTGGAACGGACAGCGCCCCACGATGGAGGAGGATCAGAAAGCCCTGGGGCGGCTGTTGAGCAACTTGATCTTCCCCATCACCCCCCTGTTGTCCCTGGCCCCCGGCCACTGGGAGCCTTTCCTTCGGGCACTGGCCCAGGAGAAGGGCCTCCCCGCGCCCTTGCTCTCGCTGGTCCTGGGCACCACGGGAAGCGCCGCGGAGGTGGACCGGCTCCTGGAGAACGCCGAGCACCAAGCGAAAGACGCCCGGGCCGCCCCGCGCCGCCCGCCCCAACGCACGGCGGAAGAACACCAGGAGACGGTGCGGCGAATCGCCCGCTACATCGTGGACCAGATCGAAGGCCCCCGGGGGCCCCTCGATCTGCCCACCGATTACCGGCGCGCCGCCACCAATCCCCTCAACGTCGCCTACGGGGCCGCGGGCGTGGCCCTGTTCCTCCACCGTGCCCAGGGCACGGTGCCCACGGCCCTGAGGGAGGCGCTCCTGCGAGAAGCCGCAACGGCCGACAATGAGCATTACCCGCCTGGCCTCTACGTGGGCACGGCGGGCATCGCCTGGACGCTGTTGGAGTTGGGCCACCCTCAGGAAGCCGAGCGGCTCCTGGAGATGGCCAGCCACTCCCCGCTCCTGTTCAAGAACGCCGACCTCTTCTTCGGGAGCGCCGGCTACGGGCTCACCCAGCTCTTCTTCCACCAGCGCCTGAAACAGGCGTCATACCTGACACACGCGCTCCAGACCTTCGAGGGCTTGAAGACAAGCCTCCAGGAAGCCCAGGGCCTGTATTTCTATCCCAACGAGGGGGCCGTCTATCACGGCCTCGCCCACGGGGCCTCTGGCATCGCGTACTTCCTCCTGCGGCTCTTTCAGGCCACGGGCCAGAAAGAGGTCCTTCAGTACGCTCGTGGGCTGATGGACTTCGAGCTCGCCCAGGCCCAGAAGCAGAACGGGCAGCTCGTCTGGCAGCGCTCCTCCCACGACGCGGTGCATTCGCCCTATTGGCGTGTGGGCAGCGCGGGCATTGGCAGCGTGCTGCTGCGCTTTCATGCCGCGTTGGGAGACCCCCGGTACCTCGACACGGCGCGCCAAATCGCTCACTACCTGGAGGGCAAATACAGCGTCTTTCCAGGCAACCTCTCGGGCATGGCGGGCTTGGGCCACTTCCTCATCGACATGTTCAAGGCCTCCCAGGAGGAGAAATACCGCCAGGAGGCGTTCCGGTTCGCGGACCGAATCATGCTCTACGCGCTCGAGCGGGAGGGGGGCCTCGTCTTCCCGGGGGAGGAGCTGATTCGCATCTCCACCGACTTGGGGACGGGCTCCGCGGGGATCGGCCTGTTCCTCGACCGGCTCCTCAAACAGGATGGCATTCCCTATCTGGACGATTAA
- a CDS encoding class III lanthipeptide, with amino-acid sequence MKKVLALQQLAPKSDFDPLSLSSLVSISCCKGTQPK; translated from the coding sequence ATGAAGAAAGTGCTCGCGCTGCAGCAGCTCGCCCCCAAGTCCGACTTCGATCCACTTTCCCTCTCCTCGCTGGTGAGCATCTCTTGTTGCAAAGGCACCCAGCCCAAGTAA